The following proteins are co-located in the Mangifera indica cultivar Alphonso unplaced genomic scaffold, CATAS_Mindica_2.1 Un_0009, whole genome shotgun sequence genome:
- the LOC123205596 gene encoding NAC domain-containing protein 104-like: MCDGSVNLPPGFRFLPTDEELILHFLYRKASLLPCHPNIIPDLVPFFHDPWQLNGKALCSGNQWYFFSQVMEKRVSENGYWKDLNFELPIFSSAGKKIGVKKHFSFFTGEAPSGVEIGWNLQEYHLCNFAFNYSSFKRKRNRKLDFCKWVLCRVYERKNNSESLCYGDDDDNGTELSCLDEMFLSLEDDLADISLPN; encoded by the exons ATGTGCGATGGCAGTGTAAATCTTCCCCCTGGATTCAGATTCCTGCCAACTGATGAAGAACTTATTCTTCACTTTCTCTACCGCAAGGCCTCTCTTTTGCCTTGCCATCCTAACATCATTCCGGATCTTGTTCCTTTTTTTCATGACCCCTGGCAACTTAATG GAAAAGCGTTGTGCAGTGGAAACCAGTGGTACTTCTTCAGCCAAGTGATGGAGAAGCGAGTGAGTGAAAATGGGTATTGGAAGGATTTGAATTTTGAGCTACCTATTTTCTCAAGTGCCGGCAAGAAAATTGGAGTCAAGAAACATTTTTCATTCTTCACTGGCGAAGCTCCAAGTGGTGTAGAAATCGGTTGGAATTTGCAGGAATATCATCTCTGCAATTTTGCATTCAACTATTCttctttcaaaagaaaaagaaatcgaAAACTA GATTTCTGCAAATGGGTTCTATGTCGAGTTTATGAGAGGAAGAATAATTCTGAGAGTTTGTGCTATGGAGATGATGATGACAATGGAACCGAGCTTTCGTGTCTAGATGAAATGTTCTTGTCATTAGAAGATGATCTTGCTGATATAAGTTTGCCTAATTAG